A DNA window from Fundidesulfovibrio soli contains the following coding sequences:
- the pilO gene encoding type 4a pilus biogenesis protein PilO, with protein sequence MASGTSFGNLPPKTALYLLIGTGVLLLFILLGIVPMHNKLQELDTQMQQTRFRIDEQGALHPIYVKMLEIAKANGATAPKLPDKQGLGQKAVSELTDTLAQIIVKTGLEVQTVTPDPASLGKGSKFLAVNIHVRGSMDKIRDFLGELAMLPSYQNLESLKLQPGSGARDCTIRIWLAAE encoded by the coding sequence ATGGCATCCGGTACCAGCTTCGGCAATCTGCCGCCCAAGACGGCCCTGTACCTGCTGATTGGCACGGGTGTTCTGCTGCTTTTCATTCTGCTCGGCATCGTGCCCATGCACAACAAGCTGCAGGAGCTCGACACCCAGATGCAGCAGACCCGCTTCCGCATAGACGAGCAGGGCGCGCTGCACCCCATCTATGTGAAAATGCTGGAAATAGCCAAGGCCAACGGCGCGACGGCGCCCAAGCTGCCCGACAAGCAGGGCCTGGGACAGAAGGCGGTCTCCGAGCTGACGGACACCCTGGCCCAAATCATCGTCAAGACCGGGCTGGAGGTGCAGACCGTCACCCCTGATCCCGCCTCGCTCGGCAAGGGCTCGAAATTTTTGGCCGTGAACATCCACGTCCGGGGTTCCATGGACAAGATCAGGGACTTCCTGGGGGAGCTGGCCATGCTGCCCAGCTACCAGAACCTTGAATCCCTGAAGCTGCAGCCCGGCAGCGGAGCCAGGGACTGCACCATCAGGATCTGGCTGGCGGCGGAGTAG
- a CDS encoding type IV pilus twitching motility protein PilT: MLRSHFDHLVGLALAQAPSLSDLLFTVGKRPQAEQHGGLGDLDLPLGALTARQTEAMAQVLMGRSVRLYKDLVAKGSCDLSYEHPSRIRFRVNIFWQRGSLALVLRQLSSSAPTMAGLGLPALFADMAKEKFGLILVTGATGTGKSTSLAALIDEINDKSAVHIITLEDPVEFVHPHKRGTVNQRELGQDFDNFASGLRAALRQAPKVILVGEMRDRETVETAMQAAETGHLVLGTLHTSDTGQTINRIIGMFDISEERLIRQRLAASLKFVVSQRLMSKTGGGRVAAFEILRNNLQIREIIMTGENGEKTYYGTVENGSTFGMFTFDQYLLGLYEKNLVDRDTALANATDRAKLTLAIDQVRLARGEKVSDLGELKLDLDYNQPAGEDDL, encoded by the coding sequence ATGCTCAGATCGCACTTCGACCATCTCGTGGGGCTGGCCCTGGCGCAGGCCCCCTCACTCTCCGACCTGCTCTTCACCGTGGGCAAACGCCCCCAGGCCGAGCAGCACGGCGGCCTTGGAGACCTGGACCTGCCCCTCGGCGCCCTGACGGCCCGCCAGACGGAGGCCATGGCCCAGGTGCTCATGGGCCGCTCCGTCAGGCTCTACAAGGACCTGGTGGCCAAGGGCTCCTGCGACCTCTCCTACGAGCACCCCTCGCGCATCCGCTTCAGGGTGAACATCTTCTGGCAGCGCGGCTCCCTGGCGCTGGTGCTCAGGCAGCTTTCCTCCAGTGCGCCCACCATGGCCGGGCTCGGCCTGCCCGCCCTCTTCGCCGACATGGCCAAGGAGAAGTTCGGCCTCATCCTGGTCACGGGCGCCACTGGCACGGGCAAATCCACCTCGCTGGCCGCGCTCATCGACGAAATCAACGACAAGTCCGCCGTGCACATCATCACCCTGGAAGACCCGGTGGAGTTCGTGCACCCGCACAAGCGCGGCACCGTGAACCAGCGCGAACTCGGGCAGGACTTCGACAACTTCGCCTCCGGCCTGCGCGCCGCCCTGCGCCAGGCGCCCAAGGTGATCCTGGTGGGCGAAATGCGCGACCGCGAGACCGTGGAGACGGCCATGCAGGCCGCCGAAACCGGCCACCTGGTGCTTGGCACCCTGCACACCTCGGACACGGGCCAGACCATCAACCGCATCATCGGCATGTTCGACATCAGCGAGGAGCGGCTCATACGCCAGCGCCTGGCGGCCAGCCTCAAGTTCGTTGTCTCCCAACGCCTCATGTCCAAGACGGGCGGCGGGCGCGTGGCGGCCTTCGAGATTTTGCGCAACAACCTCCAGATCCGCGAAATCATCATGACCGGGGAGAACGGGGAGAAAACCTACTACGGCACCGTGGAGAACGGCTCCACCTTCGGCATGTTCACCTTCGACCAGTACCTGCTGGGCCTCTACGAGAAGAACCTCGTGGACCGCGACACCGCCCTGGCCAACGCCACGGACCGCGCCAAGCTGACCCTGGCCATCGACCAGGTGCGCCTGGCCCGGGGCGAGAAGGTCTCCGACCTGGGCGAGCTCAAGCTCGACCTGGACTACAACCAGCCCGCCGGGGAGGACGACCTATGA
- a CDS encoding sigma-54 interaction domain-containing protein, with protein sequence MRDFRVDISLGILIPFILGGVAGLGVIAAEVVLGEVFPGLSVGPGRMYWIASFTGGGVFAVTLFFALLLLRPVRRFLDRASRISVLTEPARSVTHAKGTELEAMSQMFEHVTQVLENLDAKALFPEILGESRILRGVLAQVAKVSPTDATVLLTGESGTGKDLFANTIHTHSKRKDKPFVAVNCAAIPPGLMESELFGHEKGAFTGALAMKKGKFEQANGGTLFLDEIGDMPVETQAKILRALENGEAHRVGGDKPVRFNVRLVAATNKNLQEMIEKNEFREDLYHRLNVFPLKLPPLRVRPADIPLLATHFLDRFGQNLSISTEALQLLMAYAWPGNVRELRNTLERAVVLAGEHGEVLAEHLPTQVRLTNAAAPPMPDQPDAKTKDLDDRLEEIEKGLIVAALIRCQGVQARAAGMLGIKERSLWHRVKKYGLDPSAYKQG encoded by the coding sequence ATGCGTGATTTCAGAGTAGATATATCCCTTGGGATTCTGATCCCCTTCATCCTCGGAGGGGTCGCGGGGCTTGGCGTCATCGCTGCGGAAGTCGTGTTGGGCGAGGTCTTCCCCGGGCTGAGCGTTGGGCCGGGCAGGATGTACTGGATCGCCAGCTTCACGGGAGGCGGCGTATTCGCCGTCACCCTGTTTTTCGCCCTGCTGCTTCTGCGCCCAGTGCGCCGCTTTCTGGACCGCGCCAGCAGGATCAGCGTGCTCACCGAGCCTGCGCGGTCCGTGACCCACGCCAAGGGGACGGAGCTCGAGGCCATGAGCCAGATGTTCGAGCACGTCACCCAGGTGCTCGAAAACCTGGACGCCAAGGCGCTGTTCCCGGAAATACTGGGCGAGAGCCGCATCCTGCGCGGCGTTCTCGCGCAGGTGGCCAAGGTGTCGCCCACCGACGCCACGGTGCTGCTCACCGGCGAATCCGGCACCGGCAAGGACCTCTTCGCCAACACGATCCACACCCACTCCAAGCGCAAGGATAAACCCTTCGTGGCAGTGAACTGCGCGGCCATCCCCCCGGGGCTCATGGAAAGCGAACTCTTCGGCCACGAGAAGGGGGCCTTCACCGGCGCCCTGGCCATGAAGAAGGGCAAGTTCGAGCAGGCCAACGGGGGCACGCTCTTCCTGGACGAAATCGGGGACATGCCCGTGGAGACCCAGGCCAAGATCCTGCGCGCCCTGGAGAACGGCGAGGCCCACAGGGTCGGCGGCGACAAGCCCGTGCGCTTCAACGTGCGCCTGGTGGCCGCCACCAACAAGAACCTGCAGGAGATGATCGAGAAGAACGAGTTCCGCGAGGACCTCTACCACAGGCTCAACGTGTTCCCGCTGAAGCTCCCGCCCCTGCGCGTGCGCCCGGCGGACATCCCCCTGCTGGCCACCCACTTTCTGGACCGCTTCGGGCAGAACCTGAGCATCTCCACCGAGGCTTTGCAGCTGCTGATGGCCTATGCCTGGCCCGGCAACGTGCGCGAGCTGCGCAACACCCTGGAGCGCGCCGTGGTGCTGGCCGGGGAGCACGGCGAGGTGCTGGCCGAGCATCTCCCCACGCAAGTCCGCCTGACCAACGCCGCCGCGCCGCCCATGCCGGACCAGCCCGATGCCAAGACCAAGGACCTGGACGACAGGCTCGAAGAGATCGAAAAGGGCCTCATCGTTGCGGCCCTGATCCGCTGCCAGGGGGTCCAGGCCAGGGCAGCCGGGATGCTGGGCATCAAGGAGCGCAGCCTCTGGCACCGGGTGAAGAAATACGGGCTGGACCCTTCCGCCTACAAGCAAGGTTGA
- a CDS encoding type II secretion system F family protein: protein MPTFSYQAQSETGQTVRGTLEAETIDQAQRKLLALGYIPVSLAQGNAEMGFSGWIEEKMVDMTSITDKDLILFTKQFRTMLQAGLSILEILRILEEQTENKKLKRICSEMNAAIKQGRTLYEAFSAHPKIFSNLYRNMVRAGEESGTLPEVLHRLIYLIEHERKVKSDIKSALQYPITVVVVLALAFYVLLTFVIPKFVGIFAKVKIELPWPTVVAIGLYDFFAAYGYYLLAGVIVGLFAFSKFLKTERGRLMWDRFWLRAPIFGPLFTKAAMARFAAIFAILQASGVSVLSILDILGGTIGNSAIALEFAQIKAQLKEGRGLSPPFRQTKHFTPMVINMVSVGEESGNLEEMLQAVANHYDDEVEYAVASLSAALNPILILGLAGVVGFFALAIYMPMWDMTKMLK, encoded by the coding sequence ATGCCAACTTTTTCCTATCAGGCGCAGAGCGAAACCGGGCAGACCGTCCGGGGAACTCTGGAAGCGGAAACCATCGACCAGGCCCAGCGCAAGCTGCTGGCCTTGGGCTACATCCCCGTATCGCTCGCCCAGGGCAACGCGGAGATGGGCTTTTCCGGCTGGATCGAAGAGAAGATGGTCGACATGACCAGCATCACGGACAAGGACCTGATCCTGTTCACCAAACAGTTCAGGACCATGCTCCAGGCCGGCCTCTCGATCCTTGAAATATTGCGCATCCTTGAAGAGCAGACGGAAAACAAGAAGCTCAAGCGCATCTGCAGCGAGATGAACGCGGCCATCAAGCAGGGCAGGACCCTGTACGAGGCGTTTTCAGCCCACCCCAAGATCTTCTCCAACCTGTACCGCAACATGGTCAGGGCGGGTGAGGAGTCTGGCACCCTGCCCGAGGTGCTGCACCGGCTGATCTACCTCATCGAGCACGAGCGCAAGGTCAAGTCGGACATCAAGTCAGCGTTGCAGTATCCCATTACGGTGGTCGTGGTCCTGGCCCTGGCGTTCTACGTGCTGCTGACCTTCGTCATCCCCAAGTTCGTGGGCATCTTCGCCAAGGTGAAGATCGAGCTGCCCTGGCCCACGGTCGTGGCCATCGGTTTGTATGATTTCTTCGCGGCGTACGGGTATTACCTGCTCGCCGGGGTCATTGTGGGGCTGTTCGCTTTCTCGAAGTTCCTCAAGACGGAGCGCGGCAGGCTGATGTGGGACCGCTTCTGGCTGCGGGCCCCCATATTCGGCCCCTTGTTCACCAAGGCGGCCATGGCCCGTTTCGCGGCGATTTTCGCCATCCTGCAAGCGAGCGGCGTGTCGGTCCTCTCCATCCTGGACATTCTGGGCGGCACCATCGGCAACTCGGCCATCGCCCTGGAGTTCGCCCAGATCAAAGCCCAGCTCAAGGAGGGGCGCGGCCTTTCGCCGCCGTTCCGTCAGACCAAGCACTTCACCCCCATGGTCATCAACATGGTCTCCGTGGGCGAGGAGTCGGGCAACTTGGAGGAGATGCTTCAGGCCGTGGCCAACCATTACGACGACGAGGTGGAGTACGCCGTGGCGAGCCTGTCCGCCGCCCTCAACCCGATCCTGATCCTTGGCTTGGCGGGCGTGGTGGGCTTTTTCGCCCTGGCCATCTACATGCCCATGTGGGATATGACGAAGATGTTGAAATAA
- a CDS encoding pilus assembly FimT family protein yields the protein MRSFKRTDQHGFTLWDTILTLVLVAMLSALALARYSKLNSDAISDAETLKSNLRYAHTRAMTDIYTWQVQVDGQNCTVQRNAPVPTSFTLSFSTAGVAAGTTTFDNRGRPSGTMSYVVAGFPQSPVTITTETGFIP from the coding sequence ATGCGATCTTTCAAGCGGACGGACCAACACGGATTCACCCTTTGGGATACGATCCTGACCCTGGTGCTCGTGGCCATGCTCTCCGCCCTGGCCTTGGCGCGCTACTCCAAGCTCAACTCTGACGCCATCTCGGACGCGGAGACGCTCAAGTCCAACCTGCGCTACGCGCATACCAGGGCCATGACGGACATCTACACCTGGCAGGTCCAGGTGGACGGCCAGAACTGCACGGTGCAAAGGAACGCCCCCGTGCCCACAAGCTTCACGCTCAGCTTCTCCACCGCCGGGGTGGCGGCGGGCACCACCACCTTCGATAACCGGGGCAGGCCATCGGGCACCATGTCCTACGTGGTGGCGGGATTCCCCCAAAGCCCGGTGACCATCACCACCGAGACGGGCTTCATACCCTGA
- a CDS encoding type IV pilus twitching motility protein PilT produces MAQIDAFFSMMHELGASDLHLSSGSQPVIRLHGVLQRVKFKVLEHEELKKLLFEITPEPKIKEFEETGDVDFAYAVPGISRYRVNFYNQSRGVAAAFRTIPEKVLSLEELGMPPILTDLCKLPKGLVLVTGPTGSGKSTTLAAMIDYINTQRQEHILTIEDPIEFLHQPKNCLVNQREVGRDTKSFTSALRGALREDPDVILVGEMRDLETIRLALEAAETGHLVFSTLHTISASKTVDRIIEVFPGDQQEQIRSALSESLRGVVAQTLFKRVDKPGRACALEILVALPSVRNLIREKRTFQINSVIETGKNQGMQTLDDAIMELYQARKISIEDAYNKAIQKARFKEFLPQPPSGLDE; encoded by the coding sequence ATGGCCCAGATCGACGCATTCTTTTCCATGATGCACGAGCTCGGCGCGTCGGACCTGCACCTCTCCAGCGGGTCCCAGCCCGTCATCCGGCTGCACGGCGTGCTGCAGCGGGTGAAGTTCAAGGTCCTGGAGCACGAGGAGCTCAAGAAGCTGCTTTTCGAGATCACTCCCGAACCCAAGATCAAGGAGTTCGAGGAGACCGGCGACGTGGACTTCGCCTACGCCGTGCCCGGCATCTCGCGCTACCGCGTGAACTTCTACAACCAGAGCCGGGGCGTAGCCGCCGCCTTCCGCACCATCCCGGAGAAGGTGCTGAGCCTGGAGGAGTTGGGCATGCCGCCCATCCTGACGGACCTGTGCAAGCTGCCCAAGGGTTTGGTGCTGGTCACCGGCCCCACGGGCTCGGGCAAGTCCACCACGCTGGCGGCCATGATCGACTACATCAACACCCAGCGCCAGGAGCACATCCTCACCATCGAGGACCCCATCGAATTCCTGCACCAGCCCAAGAACTGCCTCGTCAACCAACGAGAGGTCGGAAGGGACACGAAAAGTTTCACCTCGGCTCTGCGCGGGGCCCTTCGTGAGGACCCGGACGTGATCCTGGTGGGTGAAATGCGCGACCTGGAGACGATCCGCCTGGCCCTGGAGGCCGCCGAAACCGGCCACCTGGTGTTCTCCACCCTGCACACGATCAGCGCCTCCAAGACCGTGGACCGCATCATCGAGGTCTTCCCCGGCGACCAGCAGGAGCAGATTCGCTCGGCCCTGTCCGAGTCGCTGCGCGGCGTGGTGGCCCAGACGCTCTTCAAGCGCGTCGACAAGCCGGGCCGGGCCTGCGCCCTGGAGATCCTGGTGGCTCTGCCCTCGGTGCGCAACCTCATCCGCGAGAAGCGCACCTTCCAGATCAACTCCGTCATCGAGACGGGCAAGAACCAGGGCATGCAGACCCTGGACGACGCCATCATGGAGCTCTACCAGGCCAGGAAGATCTCCATTGAGGACGCCTACAACAAGGCCATCCAGAAGGCCCGCTTCAAGGAATTCCTGCCCCAGCCGCCAAGCGGCCTGGACGAATGA
- the pilQ gene encoding type IV pilus secretin PilQ translates to MRPIRPGAAVFRLALCILIVALAACAKPKDKDPLIEKWQKLADETKDKTYTPEKRKIDFSQLQVKPEEKLSDTKPKRNLPTMRVSLNFYNTDLQAVLRSMARIANQNIILSASLQAPESQGKYKVNINVSDTPWDQAFTSILNANGLSHDWDGEILRVMTLEDMKNQNAMKKAIEDKMAQNEKLKTVEPVVTAKVQVNYADVTELEKTLKGYLAPTGASGGAGGAGGAAGAGGLPGGGASSGGDELAGKIKGTVVADKHSSSIIIQATREHAEMLVKLVEKLDEPRLQVHLKAFIVEATRDSLFDLGFQWGGFFRATGMDGNKAYVLSGNNTAVDSEGVRTTTPIYGLGPQSMGYAFNYPASITSSATGLGAQGTALNFVWGMVNGNILQMQLTALAREGKLNIVSEPSLTTLDNAMAFTENGEKIPYVSVSQNGTNVQFVDAVLRLEMTPHVIDGKNLRMKLIIKNDEVVADQSQWVQGNPPIRKKETNTTLIVEDGATIIISGLAKNTRSKGEQGLPGLKDIPVAGYLFKETTKQSSKQDILVFITPTILKGSGADPGAPVKSGMPEPAAPRSASPAPAGPATKPSPAGSPERQPMPLGMPSTTPQSGRIGG, encoded by the coding sequence ATGAGACCTATACGCCCAGGCGCGGCCGTTTTCCGGCTGGCGCTCTGCATCCTGATCGTGGCCCTGGCCGCCTGCGCCAAGCCCAAGGACAAGGATCCCCTGATCGAGAAATGGCAGAAACTGGCCGATGAGACCAAGGACAAGACCTATACGCCCGAGAAACGCAAAATCGATTTCTCCCAGCTGCAGGTCAAACCCGAGGAAAAACTCTCCGACACCAAGCCCAAGCGCAACCTGCCCACCATGCGGGTCTCGCTCAACTTCTACAACACCGACCTTCAGGCCGTGCTGCGCTCCATGGCTCGCATCGCCAACCAGAACATCATCCTCTCGGCTTCGCTCCAGGCTCCTGAGAGCCAGGGCAAGTACAAGGTGAACATCAACGTCAGCGACACCCCCTGGGACCAGGCCTTCACCTCCATCCTCAACGCCAACGGCCTCTCCCACGACTGGGACGGCGAGATCCTGCGCGTGATGACCCTGGAGGACATGAAGAACCAGAACGCCATGAAGAAGGCCATCGAGGACAAGATGGCCCAGAACGAAAAGCTCAAGACAGTGGAGCCCGTGGTCACGGCCAAGGTGCAGGTCAACTACGCCGACGTGACGGAACTTGAAAAAACGCTCAAGGGCTACCTGGCCCCCACCGGCGCCTCCGGCGGCGCAGGGGGAGCGGGGGGCGCCGCGGGCGCGGGGGGCCTCCCTGGCGGCGGCGCCTCTTCAGGCGGCGACGAACTGGCCGGCAAGATCAAGGGCACGGTGGTGGCGGACAAGCACTCCAGTTCCATCATCATCCAGGCCACGCGCGAGCACGCCGAGATGCTCGTGAAACTGGTGGAGAAGCTCGACGAGCCCAGGCTCCAGGTGCACCTCAAGGCCTTCATCGTGGAGGCCACCCGGGATTCGCTCTTCGACCTGGGCTTCCAGTGGGGCGGTTTCTTCCGCGCCACGGGCATGGACGGCAACAAGGCCTATGTCCTTTCCGGCAACAACACCGCTGTGGATTCGGAAGGCGTCCGGACCACGACGCCCATCTACGGGCTGGGTCCCCAAAGCATGGGCTACGCCTTCAACTACCCGGCGTCCATCACGTCCTCGGCCACCGGCCTTGGGGCGCAGGGCACGGCGCTGAACTTCGTGTGGGGCATGGTCAACGGCAACATCCTGCAGATGCAGCTGACCGCCCTGGCCAGGGAGGGCAAGCTGAACATCGTCTCCGAGCCTTCGCTGACCACCCTGGACAACGCCATGGCCTTCACCGAGAACGGCGAGAAGATCCCCTACGTCTCCGTCTCGCAGAACGGCACCAACGTGCAGTTCGTGGACGCGGTGCTGCGCCTGGAGATGACCCCGCACGTGATCGACGGCAAGAACCTGCGCATGAAGCTGATCATCAAGAACGACGAGGTGGTCGCCGACCAGTCTCAGTGGGTGCAGGGCAACCCGCCCATCCGCAAGAAGGAGACCAACACCACCCTCATCGTGGAGGACGGGGCCACCATCATCATCTCCGGCCTGGCCAAGAACACCCGCAGCAAGGGCGAGCAGGGCTTGCCGGGATTGAAGGACATCCCGGTGGCGGGCTACCTGTTCAAGGAAACGACCAAGCAGTCCTCCAAGCAGGACATCCTGGTGTTCATCACGCCGACGATCCTCAAAGGTTCCGGCGCTGACCCGGGCGCGCCCGTGAAGTCCGGAATGCCGGAACCCGCGGCGCCCAGAAGCGCCAGCCCCGCGCCCGCGGGGCCGGCGACGAAACCGTCGCCTGCCGGTTCGCCGGAGCGCCAGCCCATGCCGCTGGGCATGCCCTCGACCACGCCGCAGTCCGGGAGGATCGGCGGCTAG
- a CDS encoding AAA family ATPase, whose protein sequence is MRYFELLNLRREPFSNSPDPDLFYNAPQHKECLQALEIALRLKRGLCVVTGHVGTGKTTLCRQLIRMLGNRQGVVTHLVLDPSFSDAREFLIHLAGFFGLAEAQAVQASDWQLREHIKSALWTLAVEQDRLVALIVDEGQKISLECLEILRELLNFETTQHKLLQIVIFAQLEFEPILESKANLADRVNMRFRLGPLDFRSTRDLIQARLAMCAKDISPEGLFTFGAFVGVYLATDGFPRQILQLCHQALLAVIIKEKPRVTWGVVRSCMRWRTLGLPRRRRWPRLLAAAVLLLAALVGWSYYGGPPLEVRRLGGVLPEFAMPQLTLPDVGSWFGKGKGGALEQKPAAPAQGALDAPQQGKAPTGQAQPPQANAEPQSAPQATERQVAPVVVTTIDPGAGGEPVPVESADQAAQRPSGPMQFNGVRATLLEGTDRIEIFGDRPVERFEIGFKAHPARFVLDIPGLWERRADREVQVGSSRVDKVRSAVHPDKLRIAIYLQDSSAGASAPQVEKTPTGLRIVLK, encoded by the coding sequence ATGCGCTACTTCGAATTGTTGAATCTCCGGCGGGAGCCCTTCTCCAACTCGCCGGACCCCGACCTGTTCTACAACGCGCCGCAGCACAAGGAATGCCTCCAGGCCCTGGAGATTGCACTGCGGCTCAAGCGCGGCCTGTGCGTTGTCACGGGCCACGTGGGCACTGGCAAGACCACCCTGTGCCGGCAGCTCATCCGCATGCTGGGAAACCGCCAGGGCGTGGTGACCCACCTGGTGCTGGACCCGTCCTTTTCAGACGCGCGCGAATTCCTGATCCACTTGGCCGGTTTCTTCGGCCTGGCGGAGGCCCAGGCCGTCCAGGCCAGCGACTGGCAGCTGCGCGAGCACATCAAGAGCGCCCTGTGGACCCTGGCCGTGGAGCAGGACAGGCTGGTGGCCCTCATCGTGGACGAGGGGCAGAAAATTTCTCTGGAATGCCTGGAAATATTGCGCGAACTGCTCAACTTCGAGACCACCCAGCACAAGCTGCTGCAGATCGTCATCTTCGCGCAGCTTGAGTTCGAGCCCATCCTGGAGTCCAAGGCAAACCTGGCCGACAGGGTGAACATGCGCTTCCGCCTGGGCCCGCTGGACTTCCGCTCCACGCGTGACCTGATCCAGGCCCGCCTGGCCATGTGCGCCAAGGATATTTCGCCCGAGGGCCTGTTCACCTTCGGAGCCTTCGTGGGGGTCTACCTGGCAACGGACGGCTTCCCCCGCCAGATCCTGCAGCTGTGCCATCAGGCCCTACTGGCCGTGATCATCAAGGAGAAGCCCCGCGTCACCTGGGGCGTGGTGCGCAGCTGCATGCGCTGGCGCACCCTGGGGCTGCCCAGGCGCAGGCGCTGGCCGCGCCTGCTGGCCGCGGCCGTCCTGTTGCTCGCTGCCCTGGTGGGTTGGAGTTATTACGGGGGGCCGCCCCTGGAGGTTCGGCGCCTGGGAGGCGTGCTGCCGGAATTTGCGATGCCCCAGCTCACCCTGCCGGATGTGGGGTCCTGGTTCGGCAAGGGGAAGGGCGGCGCGCTGGAGCAGAAACCCGCAGCCCCCGCCCAGGGGGCCTTGGATGCCCCGCAGCAGGGCAAGGCGCCCACGGGGCAGGCCCAGCCGCCCCAGGCCAATGCCGAGCCGCAGAGCGCCCCCCAGGCCACGGAGCGTCAGGTCGCTCCGGTGGTTGTGACCACCATCGACCCCGGCGCAGGCGGAGAGCCCGTGCCCGTGGAGTCAGCTGATCAGGCGGCCCAACGCCCGTCCGGCCCCATGCAGTTCAACGGTGTGCGCGCCACGCTGCTCGAAGGGACGGACAGGATAGAAATTTTCGGGGACAGGCCGGTGGAGCGCTTCGAGATAGGGTTCAAGGCCCACCCCGCACGCTTCGTGCTGGACATCCCCGGCCTCTGGGAGCGCCGGGCCGACCGCGAGGTGCAGGTGGGATCTTCGCGGGTTGACAAAGTGCGTAGCGCTGTCCATCCTGATAAGCTGAGGATTGCGATCTACCTCCAAGACTCCTCGGCTGGCGCATCCGCGCCCCAGGTTGAAAAGACCCCTACCGGACTTCGAATAGTCCTCAAATAA
- a CDS encoding general secretion pathway protein GspB — MDISKREKILLAVMGTAIVVAAGYLFWPSSKPPPSVMTPQQLAESKKAGETQLQALEKIQLSDREIQAVKSAQQPWTRDPLTVRPPDPEAQVDRDKFQYTGFVRVGQATLAVINGREYQTGEQLESGGFEVVEITPEAVVLQGIVRKNKVRIPYQDPSFFTGR; from the coding sequence ATGGATATTTCAAAGCGCGAAAAAATCCTGCTCGCGGTCATGGGCACGGCCATCGTGGTGGCGGCGGGCTACCTGTTCTGGCCATCGTCCAAGCCGCCGCCTTCGGTGATGACCCCGCAGCAGCTGGCCGAATCCAAGAAAGCGGGGGAGACCCAACTGCAGGCCCTGGAGAAGATCCAGCTTTCCGACCGGGAGATACAGGCCGTCAAAAGCGCCCAGCAACCCTGGACCCGCGACCCGCTGACCGTGCGGCCCCCCGATCCCGAGGCCCAGGTGGACCGGGACAAGTTCCAGTACACCGGGTTCGTGCGCGTGGGTCAGGCGACGCTTGCGGTCATCAACGGCCGCGAATACCAGACCGGCGAACAGTTGGAGAGCGGCGGCTTCGAAGTTGTCGAGATTACGCCCGAGGCCGTGGTGCTCCAGGGCATCGTCCGAAAGAACAAGGTACGCATCCCCTACCAGGACCCCAGCTTCTTCACGGGGCGGTAG
- a CDS encoding prepilin-type N-terminal cleavage/methylation domain-containing protein — translation MNITTRTINNGKAQSGFTLIEIIAVLVILGMLAAVAVPKYLAMQQQAAVNAVQGALGAGASNATLVYSSRLLQGDASAAAVGNAVTDLNNAANGYLTVGDFTVTYAAQGATGITIALGGAAPGSTNGDAVVNNLPAAPGTYQKTVTFQ, via the coding sequence ATGAACATCACCACCCGCACCATCAACAACGGCAAGGCTCAGAGCGGCTTCACCTTGATCGAAATCATCGCTGTGCTCGTCATCCTGGGCATGTTGGCCGCCGTGGCCGTTCCCAAGTACCTGGCCATGCAGCAGCAGGCCGCCGTCAACGCGGTGCAGGGCGCCCTGGGTGCTGGCGCCTCCAACGCCACTCTGGTGTACTCCAGCCGCCTGCTGCAGGGCGACGCCTCCGCAGCCGCTGTCGGCAACGCGGTCACCGACCTGAATAACGCCGCGAACGGCTACCTGACCGTGGGCGACTTCACGGTGACTTACGCCGCGCAGGGCGCCACCGGCATCACGATCGCGCTGGGCGGCGCTGCTCCCGGCTCTACTAACGGCGACGCGGTCGTGAACAACCTGCCCGCCGCTCCTGGCACCTACCAAAAGACGGTTACCTTCCAGTAA